One Glycine max cultivar Williams 82 chromosome 8, Glycine_max_v4.0, whole genome shotgun sequence genomic window, CTAAtaagtcaattatgttataaaataattaatgtcgctatatataacactaaaatttctaatctatatttaatgcacatgcaaatttacataataaattttgtgataattaattttgatctaataattaatttgtttacatatataaatttttatgaaacctatgatttttatatatgtaaaaaatttatgaaacctataattaatattttacatatttaaaatttttataagccttattacaattaattttgatttaataatatattttttacatatataaattttaaataaaaatcataggtttcataaaaattcatatatgtaaaaaaattaatttttaaattaaaattaattgtcacaaaatttattatgtaaatttgcatgtgcattaaatatacattagaaattttagtgttatatataacgacattaattatttcctGACATAATTAACCTATTATCTTAGTTAGTTATAGCCTCACTTGAAAGTCACATGTTCAAATCCTAGccattaatttgtaaaacacttcaaaaaaaattgtaatacatACATACGAATTACAAATTTGTAAGCTTACTCTTATAAATTACGAATTCATAAGCTTATTCTTAAAAAGTATGAATCACATGATTCAGTATGTTTATTAGCAGGAATATAAGGTGGATTATTAGGTATTATATGCAGAAAAATAGAACAAAGAATTTTTAGTTTAGAAACTGAAAagtgaattaattaataaaacatttatattCTATTACTAAAAGTATATAGTATGAAACTCGGTgattataaaatattgaaacaatTAAGTATAATATAAAAGCACtaagattataaatatatagttcTAGAATATGAAACTCGGTTATCCCACTTCCTCTATAACGTGCCTGTCTCCATCATCAAGTTGAGTTtgtatctttttcattcttttggaGCAAAGCTTGGTGCTTACTTTTGAGATAACCTGTGGGAAAGAGATAACATCTCAATCACACTGGTATATTGGTTCATCGGATACTAACAGAAGGTGATGACTCCGTACTAAGATATAGGTCGTACGTAGACATAATAGGTAAAATTGTACTGTCATTTAACATTCAACCGTGGAGCAGTTAAATCCCAAGACAAATAGTTCTGATTTCGTAGGCCCCTTGATGCAAGAAAAGCTATGCTTTTTCAATTGTTTACAATCTTTGTTGGATCATTGGTGGAAATGATGCAATCACACAAATGCTACACTCTTACATGCACCATGTCATCTACGCCTCAACCTTCTAATCCTATCATAACCATATATCACATGCTATAAATAACAAGTTAACTTTCCCTATACCAAATCACTTACAAGAATGGCTGCAGTGTTCTGGGTATTGGCTTTAGCTAGCCTCAGCTACCCGCTAGCCACAATCAATGCCCAAGCACCAGCAGGTACACCCTCCAATTGGCAACCTTCAACCCTTTCAGCACCCTCCAATTTACCAACCACAACCCCAAATGCACCTTCTACTTTGCCAACCACAACCCCAAATGCACCTTCTACATTGCCAACAACAAACCCAGTTGCACCCTCTACATTGCCAATCACAAACCCAGTTGCACCCTCTACATTGCCAACCACAACTCCAACTGCACCCTCAACATTGCCAAGAGCAACTTCCCCCTCTTCTAGTACACCATCAGTAGCCAAACAACCACCTGTTGTGGCTGCAACTCCTTCCACCTCAAAGAATCCACCAGTAACATCAACTTCTCCCACTTCTACTCCAACAACCACAGCTGCACCCTCCAAATTGCCAACTGCAGCTTCCCCCACTTCTGCCACAGCAACCCCTTTTCCTTCAGTAGCAACCTCTCCCACTTCTAGCAAAACACCAATTACCATTCAGACTCCTGTGAAATCACCACTTCCAAAAGCTACATCTCCAACATCTGCTCCTGTGAAATTACCAGTGCCCAAAGTTACAACTCCAACTTCTGCTCCTGTGAAATTACCTGATCCCAAGCCTTTACCACCATCATCTGCTCCAGTTAAATTACCAGTCCCCAAGGCTTTACCACCAACCTCCACTCCACTGAAACCACCAGTTCCCAAAACTACCCCTCCAAAAATTGCTCCTGTGAAGCCACCTGTTCCCAAAACTTTACCTCCAAAAATTGCTCCTGTGAAGCCACCTGTTCCCAAAACTTTACCTCCAAAAATTGCTCCTGTGAAGCCACCTGTCCCCAAGGTTACACCAGCATTAAGTCCAAAACCCCCATCCCCCAAAATCCCACCACCACAACCACCCAAAAACGCTCCTATTCCACCCCCTCCTCTGCCATTACCACCAGCTGAGGCACCACCATTGCCTACTCCAACACCATCCAAAGCACCAACACCAGCACCTGTACACAAAAAGAAAGCACCAAAATCATCACCTGCTCCTTCACCACTTAGTAGCACACCAACACCAGCACCAACGCCAGCGATTGAAACACCAACACCAGCTCCAGCACCTGAAGATGACACGCCACCACCCCCTCCCCACAGGCACAggagaagaagacacaagcaCAAGCACGAGAAACACCACGCACTTTCTCTGGCTCCAGCACCAACTATTACCCGGAGAAGTCCCCCAGCACCACTTGCTGGCGATATTGCTACAACCGATTCAGAAGAGACACAATCACCAGCACCAAGTCCCAATGCGGTAATATTTTCTTTGACCTcttaaacttaaataattacaaCTAtatctcatgtttttttttcttttttgtttacagAATGCTGCACAATCATACTATAGGCAAGGGAATATGTGGCCAACTATTGGACTCACTGCCATTTTGTTATCTGTTATCGCTTGACACGTGCAACATGATTCACTCTAAGCAGTGGTTTGGTTTGCAAAACATATCAAATCAGTTAAATGTATGAAACTGATCAATAACGAAAAGTTatacacatatttttatttttttttatttccttctttctttgtaTTGTGATCTTTGctcaaaaatattaatgatacgAGTTTTTGAATTGTTGAAACTATCAGGGACGTCTGCTATATATGCAGAAtgcagtatatatatatatatatatatatatatatatatataaactcgaTCAATTTCTGAAAATGCATGTTTATTTTCTCCAAAAAGTTGTACTTCGTAACAACTCCCACGATGACAATTAATATTTGGTGACAACCTCCAAAGCCATTCTGCCCACCAACGAGATCATGAACATTGATCCAGTAGTTGCTTGAAATAGAGTAAAGTCCAATTTAGATAGACTTCACAGtcataagaaactaaaaaaatagtaaatgcatattaattaaattttataaatatttaaaacaagaCTAAACATCTTATAAACAAGCACTAAACGGTTTTTAGACTAAGGTAGCAAGTTTAAACACTAAACAGATTCATCTACTAGAGTATAAGACCAGATACAACAACGAATCATCAATATATTATTCTAATTAATATAATcagtcaaaaaaattattaaatgattgtCGGACACTACTAAATTTTGACACATTAAGCTAAAATCTAACTATACATctaagaatgattttttttacaagtgtaaataaaatctaaaaatggaaaagaaagtcTCAAACTTTGGAACATTATAGTGAAGGAACAACAGGAGAGAAAAAAGGAGCAAAACAAAAGTAACATGTTATGTGTTAATTTCTCTTGCATTATACAATATTtgaatacataaaaatatatattaattttgaaaagaaaaaaaaaaagagctgcACATGCTACTAAATTAGATACTATTATATTATAGTTATAGTACATATTATATTGTAATAGTAATAgggttatataatatatattcattaGTTTTGAAAGGGAGGGAACTCAAGCCCATACTtgtgttaagaaaataaaaaaaaaatatttttgaatataataaatcatattttaattattaatatttgtgtatatatatatatatatatatatatatatatatatatataatttaagttagaaataaaaataaaaggataaattaaaaaaagacagaatattaaacattaaaatCTATGATTATGATTACATAACCCCTTGGAGTATTTAGAAGAATTTCAAAGAGTACCGTACGTACTtccttttattagttgaaattcaTATGGATCCTAGTTATTACTGTTTTGTTTGAGTATTTTATAATACTCCTACTACACTGAAAAGTTTATCTTATTCGAATTTAATACAATGATTATAACAACAAGTAACAACTAATATCATTTAAGAGAAATTCATCTCTTTCTGTGAATCTAAATACTTATCGGCTTGAATTGGCTTCTGCGTTGAAATATATCATTTCATAACTAACAATTAAAAACCCTAAAGATCATGAGGTATATACACGTGTTTGATTtcctcaaactgaatttaccgAGACACGCATTGAATTTGAATCCTTCTTTCACGTTTAATATAATGTAGTTGAACAGGAGGAATACGTACAAACACACCCTTAACTAAGCATCTTAAGCATGGTCAGATAGTCGGCTAATTAACTTGGTTCGATACccatgtttattatcattttgcatgctcaggaattattttattaatatactagTTAATCATCTGACtatattgattttgaatttgacaaCAGACAACAGGTTAAGTTCACAGTGTGCTAATAAGAAcaaggtttatatatatatctggTTGGTTTTGTAtctagattttgaatttg contains:
- the LOC100776625 gene encoding extensin, whose amino-acid sequence is MAAVFWVLALASLSYPLATINAQAPAGTPSNWQPSTLSAPSNLPTTTPNAPSTLPTTTPNAPSTLPTTNPVAPSTLPITNPVAPSTLPTTTPTAPSTLPRATSPSSSTPSVAKQPPVVAATPSTSKNPPVTSTSPTSTPTTTAAPSKLPTAASPTSATATPFPSVATSPTSSKTPITIQTPVKSPLPKATSPTSAPVKLPVPKVTTPTSAPVKLPDPKPLPPSSAPVKLPVPKALPPTSTPLKPPVPKTTPPKIAPVKPPVPKTLPPKIAPVKPPVPKTLPPKIAPVKPPVPKVTPALSPKPPSPKIPPPQPPKNAPIPPPPLPLPPAEAPPLPTPTPSKAPTPAPVHKKKAPKSSPAPSPLSSTPTPAPTPAIETPTPAPAPEDDTPPPPPHRHRRRRHKHKHEKHHALSLAPAPTITRRSPPAPLAGDIATTDSEETQSPAPSPNANAAQSYYRQGNMWPTIGLTAILLSVIA